One genomic segment of Candidatus Eisenbacteria bacterium includes these proteins:
- a CDS encoding deoxyhypusine synthase family protein: MKRFSKKPVDPISVEADATVDRFVTQLSEVSFQARNLGTAVDIWEKMLDDEAMIFFGLAGAMVPAGMRKIVSFLVKNRFVDCVVSTGANLFHDCHETLGYFHWRGSHQADDLVLKESSIDRIYDTFASENEFRLTDDFITRFTAELRREEPLTTREFLHLLGKKLAEKTDNEGILTSAFKAGVPVYCPALGDSSIGIAVAVGRSRGENKVMFDIAADVLETARLATPSFSACSSTGVVYVGGGVPKNFIQQTEVTISILGEEAAGHKYAVQIITDPPHWGGLSGCTFEEAQSWGKIATEALKTTVYSDATIALPLIATALATRRKGNLKKRRKPQFEMGHTLGMSRRV, encoded by the coding sequence ATGAAGCGTTTTTCCAAGAAGCCCGTCGATCCCATCAGCGTAGAGGCGGACGCGACGGTTGACAGGTTTGTGACACAGCTTTCCGAAGTCTCATTTCAGGCACGAAATCTCGGAACGGCAGTTGACATATGGGAGAAGATGCTTGACGATGAGGCAATGATCTTCTTCGGCCTCGCAGGCGCGATGGTTCCCGCGGGAATGAGAAAGATCGTCTCGTTTCTTGTGAAAAACAGATTTGTTGACTGCGTGGTTTCCACTGGGGCCAACCTGTTTCACGATTGCCACGAGACTCTTGGTTACTTTCACTGGCGAGGCAGCCACCAGGCAGACGATCTGGTTTTGAAAGAAAGTAGCATTGACAGAATATACGACACTTTCGCCTCCGAAAACGAATTCAGGCTTACCGACGATTTCATCACTCGCTTTACAGCGGAACTTCGGCGGGAAGAACCACTCACAACTCGCGAATTTCTTCACCTTTTGGGCAAGAAGCTGGCAGAAAAAACCGATAACGAGGGCATTCTGACATCGGCGTTCAAGGCCGGAGTTCCCGTATACTGTCCTGCCCTCGGAGACTCTTCCATAGGCATCGCGGTGGCCGTGGGCAGAAGCAGGGGAGAGAATAAGGTTATGTTCGACATAGCGGCCGACGTGCTCGAAACCGCCAGGCTGGCGACTCCCTCTTTTTCCGCATGCTCGTCTACCGGCGTCGTGTATGTCGGAGGAGGAGTGCCCAAGAACTTCATCCAGCAGACCGAGGTCACGATTTCCATTCTGGGAGAGGAAGCCGCGGGGCACAAATATGCCGTACAGATCATAACCGATCCGCCGCACTGGGGAGGCTTGAGCGGTTGCACGTTCGAGGAAGCGCAATCCTGGGGAAAAATTGCAACCGAGGCGCTGAAGACGACCGTCTATTCAGACGCAACCATAGCGCTTCCGCTCATAGCGACGGCTCTTGCCACCAGAAGAAAAGGCAACCTCAAGAAACGCAGAAAGCCGCAGTTCGAAATGGGTCACACTCTAGGCATGAGCCGTAGAGTGTAA
- the speB gene encoding agmatinase, translating to MTKKKREPHFVPFNFGALEGDLSLLEKSRIVILPVPYDSTSTYLSGSREGPQAIISASRSMELFDEELGFSPCSVGIHTLSFLDPVTSSPEEMLSDVADTVSQYVKLGKFVILLGGDHILSVGGVRALKKKWKSMGVVQFDAHADLRYSYQGTKLSHACTGRRLAEMCPLLQVGIRSMSEEEDDFLKSSRKSSPVFSLRPSRVREFSRCLDKLPHEVYVTVDVDVFDPSIVPSAGTPEPGGLSWEQVVSLMGTLARRKNVVGFDVTELRPIPGLVSPDFLAAKLIYRLIGLFVRS from the coding sequence ATGACCAAGAAAAAACGAGAGCCTCACTTCGTGCCTTTCAATTTCGGCGCCCTCGAGGGCGACCTGTCCCTTCTGGAGAAGTCACGTATTGTGATACTTCCGGTTCCGTACGACTCCACTTCCACCTATTTGTCCGGAAGCAGGGAGGGGCCCCAGGCAATCATCTCGGCGTCAAGAAGCATGGAGCTTTTCGACGAAGAACTTGGCTTTTCGCCATGCTCCGTCGGTATCCACACGCTTTCTTTTCTGGATCCTGTGACTTCGAGCCCAGAAGAAATGCTGAGCGACGTCGCGGACACGGTCAGCCAATACGTCAAGCTGGGCAAGTTCGTGATTCTGCTGGGGGGTGACCACATATTATCGGTGGGCGGAGTCAGGGCGCTCAAGAAGAAATGGAAATCCATGGGGGTCGTTCAATTCGACGCGCACGCAGACTTACGCTACTCGTACCAGGGAACCAAGCTGAGCCACGCCTGCACCGGAAGACGATTAGCAGAAATGTGTCCTCTGCTTCAGGTTGGTATAAGGTCTATGTCTGAGGAAGAGGATGACTTCTTGAAATCTTCGAGAAAATCCTCGCCAGTATTCTCGCTGCGGCCTTCACGCGTCCGTGAATTCTCCCGATGCCTCGACAAACTCCCGCACGAAGTCTACGTTACGGTGGACGTTGACGTGTTCGATCCTTCTATCGTGCCCTCTGCCGGGACGCCCGAACCAGGCGGATTGTCATGGGAGCAGGTCGTAAGCCTCATGGGAACGCTTGCTCGCAGGAAGAACGTTGTTGGCTTTGACGTGACTGAGCTCAGGCCGATACCTGGTCTTGTGTCGCCCGACTTTCTGGCGGCGAAACTCATTTACAGACTCATCGGTCTCTTTGTGCGGTCTTGA
- a CDS encoding class I SAM-dependent rRNA methyltransferase encodes MPQLPRVFLKKNEDRRQRIGHPWIFSNEIEKSEGTIEDGGLVDVYSHGRTFLGRGHINRQSLISIRILTREPEEIDKAFFRERMRRAIEYRQTFAAGRDALRLVFSEGDFLPGLVVDSYLDCVAMQITTLGMERQTEILLDVIEELLNPAAIVLRNDTSARIQEGLPQEKTVARGSCSAPLLLKDMSLLTIVDLLNSQKTGLYLDQSENRSVLEDVVLGKRVMDCFCYGGAWGVDAARLGAVESVLVDASPRALEMAKQCAFLNGVPERCSFVQENCFSYLRKLHFAGERFDVVVLDPPGLVKSRGKLRAGVELYERLNTAAMKLVNPGGVLVTCSCSHNVDREMFLSLLARAASQARREVQIVEIRSQSKDHPMQLPGRVSEYLKCVTLKVW; translated from the coding sequence GTGCCCCAACTACCCAGAGTTTTTCTCAAGAAGAACGAGGACAGAAGACAGAGGATAGGCCATCCCTGGATTTTCAGTAACGAGATCGAGAAATCCGAGGGAACTATCGAAGACGGCGGCCTCGTCGACGTCTACAGCCACGGTCGCACTTTTTTGGGCAGGGGACACATCAACAGGCAGTCCCTGATCTCGATCAGAATTCTCACCCGCGAACCCGAAGAAATCGACAAGGCGTTCTTCCGCGAGCGCATGAGACGGGCAATCGAGTACAGGCAGACCTTTGCGGCAGGGCGAGACGCGTTGCGACTCGTCTTCAGTGAAGGCGACTTCCTGCCAGGCCTTGTCGTGGACAGTTACCTGGATTGCGTAGCGATGCAGATAACTACTCTGGGGATGGAAAGGCAGACGGAAATCCTGCTTGACGTGATCGAGGAGTTGCTGAACCCCGCTGCCATCGTCCTGCGAAATGACACGTCGGCGCGCATACAAGAAGGACTTCCTCAAGAAAAAACGGTGGCCAGAGGTTCCTGCAGCGCCCCTCTTCTCCTCAAGGACATGTCTCTTCTAACAATCGTGGACTTGCTCAACAGCCAGAAGACCGGTCTCTACCTTGATCAGAGTGAGAATCGTTCGGTCCTCGAAGACGTCGTTCTTGGCAAGAGAGTGATGGACTGTTTTTGCTACGGTGGAGCCTGGGGCGTAGACGCAGCAAGATTGGGCGCCGTCGAAAGCGTACTTGTTGACGCCTCACCGCGCGCCCTTGAGATGGCCAAGCAGTGCGCGTTCTTGAACGGCGTGCCGGAGAGGTGTTCCTTTGTTCAGGAGAACTGTTTCTCCTATCTTCGCAAGCTTCATTTTGCAGGAGAGAGATTCGACGTAGTGGTTCTTGATCCTCCCGGACTTGTGAAGAGCAGAGGGAAACTCAGGGCGGGAGTCGAGCTTTACGAAAGGCTGAACACGGCCGCCATGAAGCTAGTGAATCCCGGGGGAGTGCTTGTTACTTGCTCGTGTTCGCACAACGTTGACAGAGAGATGTTTCTCAGCCTTCTGGCCAGGGCCGCGAGCCAGGCGAGAAGGGAAGTGCAGATCGTTGAGATACGCTCGCAATCGAAGGACCACCCGATGCAACTGCCCGGTCGCGTGAGCGAATACCTCAAGTGTGTCACGTTAAAGGTGTGGTAA
- a CDS encoding thrombospondin type 3 repeat-containing protein — MKSSTLVSGRNVSPKRFTFFLACVFLACLAFSLHPFAGTARANLQGTDGLARLSSPEILPQGGWSVGLFGNYYRRMSPTAHSVTEHFAVGDLSLRYGLAEVLEAFAVLPGNGTLWQYKELPDRDEQSVNHGGVGDARLGLKMKLPLESDVFSLGFEAGASLPTGNDMVLWLPGNATGEKLFTSGSTNLFARLCASVDLSQVRALSPLKLIANAGYQINGEEGGARFPSYLFSIPGSLDNNDVVSGGLALVFPSSRVTLFTELYTEQFVQGSGVAGRKESPVFLTPGAKVKLPFDLVATAAVDIRLSVDDRNTVFNPDEAFPEWGITLGLDFTPAVFGNDADGDGIPDAQDLCPTEREDFDGFQDEDGCPDPDNDNDGVPDLVDKCPNQPEDLDGFQDSDGCPDFDNDRDGIVDSLDRCPDQPGSTANGGCPDSIGEVKPEQPVQPAEMKPAPAKEVDSDNDGVPDSRDKCPTLAEDRDGFQDDDGCPDIDNDADGIIDADDKCPNQPGPESNGGCPK; from the coding sequence ATGAAGTCATCCACTCTAGTTTCCGGAAGAAATGTGAGCCCCAAGAGATTTACCTTTTTCCTTGCGTGCGTCTTTCTAGCCTGCCTTGCGTTCTCGCTGCATCCCTTTGCCGGGACCGCGAGAGCCAATCTGCAAGGCACGGATGGCCTGGCGCGGCTTTCCTCGCCTGAGATCTTGCCCCAAGGTGGTTGGTCGGTAGGGCTTTTCGGGAACTATTATCGCAGGATGTCTCCGACCGCTCACTCTGTGACGGAGCACTTCGCCGTGGGCGACCTGAGCCTAAGATATGGACTCGCCGAGGTGCTCGAAGCTTTCGCGGTGCTGCCAGGAAACGGCACGCTGTGGCAGTACAAGGAGCTTCCCGATAGGGACGAACAGAGTGTGAATCATGGCGGGGTGGGTGACGCCAGATTGGGTCTCAAGATGAAGCTGCCTCTCGAGAGTGACGTATTCTCGCTCGGCTTTGAAGCTGGAGCGTCTCTGCCGACAGGGAATGACATGGTGCTGTGGTTGCCGGGCAACGCCACTGGCGAAAAACTGTTCACCAGCGGTTCTACGAATCTGTTCGCCCGCCTGTGCGCAAGCGTCGACCTGAGCCAGGTGAGGGCGCTGTCTCCCTTGAAACTGATTGCGAACGCCGGCTACCAGATCAACGGCGAAGAGGGAGGCGCACGCTTTCCATCATATCTTTTCTCGATTCCAGGAAGCCTCGATAACAACGACGTAGTCTCGGGCGGGTTGGCCCTCGTGTTTCCGTCTTCTCGTGTGACCCTGTTCACGGAGTTGTACACGGAGCAATTCGTTCAAGGTTCCGGCGTGGCGGGAAGAAAAGAGAGTCCCGTCTTCTTGACTCCCGGTGCGAAGGTGAAACTTCCGTTTGATCTAGTTGCCACTGCAGCCGTTGACATACGGCTCTCAGTGGACGACCGCAATACCGTGTTCAATCCCGACGAGGCTTTCCCGGAGTGGGGAATTACCCTGGGTCTTGACTTCACACCCGCGGTCTTCGGAAACGATGCTGACGGGGACGGAATCCCCGACGCCCAAGATCTCTGCCCGACGGAAAGAGAAGACTTCGACGGATTCCAGGACGAAGATGGTTGTCCTGACCCCGACAATGACAATGATGGAGTGCCTGACCTGGTCGATAAGTGTCCCAATCAGCCTGAAGACCTGGACGGCTTCCAAGACTCCGACGGTTGTCCTGACTTCGACAACGACCGTGACGGCATTGTAGATTCGCTGGACAGGTGCCCGGATCAGCCTGGGTCAACGGCTAACGGCGGCTGTCCGGATTCGATCGGTGAGGTGAAGCCGGAACAGCCCGTGCAACCGGCGGAAATGAAGCCGGCGCCGGCGAAAGAAGTCGATTCCGATAATGACGGCGTGCCGGATTCGAGGGACAAGTGCCCAACGCTCGCCGAAGACAGAGATGGGTTCCAGGATGATGACGGCTGTCCCGACATCGACAATGACGCTGATGGAATCATAGACGCGGACGACAAGTGCCCCAACCAGCCCGGTCCGGAGAGTAACGGCGGCTGTCCCAAATAG
- the mazG gene encoding nucleoside triphosphate pyrophosphohydrolase, translating to MVRRRPSTSKIDKRKSAGLTLDSLFSLSRRLRGKDGCPWDRSQTITSLTPYVLEETHELIDAIAAEENDKVKEELGDVIFLLIFCIEIAQEQGLFTLADVVKSTDEKMKRRHPHVFARENLKEREEVLKQWEEIKLREEPEQTSLLEGGSPTLSPLVASFRLQEKAAAVGFDWPTTNEVVAKIREELKELEEALSKGREEEVKSEIGDLLFSIVNVARKTGVNPEICLRGTMEKFRRRFASIERALRERGKSPTDSTLEEMDALWNLAKENEKS from the coding sequence ATGGTCAGACGGAGACCTAGCACCAGTAAGATCGACAAACGGAAAAGCGCCGGCCTCACTCTCGACAGTCTTTTTTCTCTCTCCAGGCGGTTGCGCGGAAAGGACGGTTGCCCCTGGGACAGGAGTCAGACGATAACGTCGTTGACCCCGTACGTTCTCGAGGAGACGCACGAGCTGATCGACGCCATCGCGGCCGAAGAGAACGACAAAGTGAAAGAAGAGCTCGGCGACGTGATCTTCCTTCTCATCTTCTGTATAGAGATTGCCCAGGAGCAGGGGCTCTTCACCCTCGCCGACGTCGTCAAGAGCACCGACGAGAAGATGAAGAGGCGGCACCCGCACGTCTTCGCAAGAGAAAATCTCAAGGAACGCGAGGAAGTGCTCAAGCAGTGGGAAGAAATAAAACTCCGAGAAGAGCCGGAGCAGACGTCCTTGCTCGAAGGGGGTTCTCCGACTCTCTCTCCTCTCGTGGCCTCTTTTCGGCTTCAGGAGAAGGCGGCCGCCGTCGGATTTGATTGGCCTACCACGAACGAGGTGGTCGCCAAGATAAGGGAAGAACTCAAAGAGCTCGAGGAAGCTCTCTCCAAGGGACGCGAAGAAGAGGTAAAGAGTGAAATCGGAGACCTGTTATTTTCCATCGTGAATGTGGCGAGAAAAACCGGAGTCAATCCGGAGATATGTCTCAGGGGGACCATGGAGAAGTTCCGGAGGAGATTCGCCTCCATCGAACGCGCACTCCGAGAGAGAGGAAAGAGTCCCACCGACTCCACGCTCGAGGAAATGGACGCGCTCTGGAACTTGGCCAAGGAAAACGAGAAAAGCTAG
- a CDS encoding DUF885 domain-containing protein: protein MIRKSVRLIPHHLYARKRLVARRPLARDFALNLRTAGLPAPALLTLGLLAVSLFAAISPSIVPSLSAQGAVSSVPTASEIAISSRAVPEAIVASSTAPEAILAFPTAATVTKADSYFVTLAKDYFAWDCENHPVHATYIGVHDFDGELDDVSPVAIKKEEKATAEFLKKLLSFDPSELSATHRYDYVILKDHLEYELFSMRELKEWEKSPLAYTDIAGGAIRSLLSRDFAPLDVRLRAVISRLDKFPRLLEEAKANIKSSSRVATETAARQNEGLISYIEEDVRRTASLAPALEESVRVASDVATEALESFGTYLEKDLLPRSTADYRLGKELYAKKLRYALGGDVTTDELVAKARKRYEEVRKEAIQLSRKIHDDMVREGRLKNHVHGQGVAADEEIAREVFSELAKDHAEADGLLDQCKQYCAQLESFIRKKDIIALPANQKLDVEWTPEFERGVADGGLESPGPFDANQKAFFYVAPVHEEWTKEEKESFLREYNDYLEMIFCMHEALPGHYVQGWYANRFPSLVRAMLENGAFVEGWAVYSEQMMLDAGYGAGDPKLQLSELKWLLRVIINAIIDPELHTGAMTEKEAIDLMIHGGFQEEREANGKIVRASLTSTQLTTYFVGVDGIRDIERLYRKKMGENYSQREFNEKLLSFGSPPLKYLKEMMLEETQ, encoded by the coding sequence ATGATTCGGAAGAGTGTCCGCCTGATTCCGCACCATCTTTACGCTCGTAAGAGGCTTGTCGCGCGAAGGCCACTCGCTCGCGACTTCGCACTAAACCTTCGGACTGCGGGTCTGCCGGCGCCGGCTCTGCTCACGCTGGGTCTGCTCGCAGTGAGTCTATTCGCAGCCATTAGTCCATCCATCGTCCCGAGCCTCAGCGCTCAAGGGGCTGTCAGCTCCGTCCCCACAGCTTCTGAAATCGCCATCTCCTCTCGGGCGGTCCCAGAGGCCATCGTCGCCTCTTCCACGGCCCCTGAAGCTATTCTCGCCTTTCCTACGGCCGCCACGGTGACGAAGGCCGACAGCTATTTTGTGACGCTTGCCAAGGACTACTTCGCGTGGGACTGTGAGAACCACCCTGTGCACGCCACTTACATCGGCGTACACGACTTCGACGGAGAGCTTGACGACGTTAGTCCGGTGGCCATCAAGAAGGAAGAAAAGGCAACGGCCGAATTCCTGAAGAAACTCTTGTCCTTCGATCCCTCGGAGCTGAGTGCCACGCATCGCTACGACTACGTAATTCTGAAGGATCACCTCGAGTACGAACTTTTCTCGATGAGGGAGCTCAAAGAGTGGGAGAAGTCTCCGCTCGCCTACACCGACATCGCGGGCGGCGCCATCCGCTCTCTCTTGAGCAGAGACTTCGCGCCACTGGACGTCAGACTTAGAGCGGTAATCTCGCGCTTGGACAAGTTCCCTCGTCTTCTTGAGGAAGCAAAGGCGAACATCAAGTCATCTTCGCGGGTAGCCACCGAGACGGCCGCGAGGCAAAACGAAGGGCTCATATCCTACATAGAAGAAGACGTGAGACGCACGGCTTCGCTCGCACCGGCTCTGGAAGAGTCAGTCAGAGTCGCGTCCGACGTCGCAACGGAAGCGCTCGAATCCTTCGGAACTTATCTCGAGAAGGATCTCCTTCCTCGTTCGACGGCAGATTATCGTCTCGGCAAGGAGCTCTACGCGAAAAAACTGCGCTACGCTCTGGGAGGAGATGTCACCACCGACGAGCTGGTGGCAAAGGCTCGAAAGAGATACGAAGAGGTGAGGAAGGAGGCCATACAGCTCTCGCGCAAGATCCACGACGACATGGTGCGCGAAGGGCGTCTGAAAAATCATGTTCACGGCCAGGGAGTTGCGGCTGACGAGGAGATCGCCAGGGAAGTTTTTTCTGAACTTGCGAAAGACCACGCAGAGGCAGACGGGCTGCTCGATCAATGCAAGCAATACTGCGCTCAACTCGAGAGTTTCATTCGCAAGAAGGACATCATTGCGTTGCCTGCGAACCAGAAGCTGGACGTGGAGTGGACGCCGGAATTCGAGAGAGGCGTGGCGGACGGAGGGCTCGAGTCTCCGGGACCGTTTGACGCAAACCAGAAGGCATTCTTCTACGTGGCTCCTGTCCATGAAGAGTGGACAAAGGAAGAGAAAGAGTCGTTCTTGAGGGAATACAATGACTACCTCGAGATGATATTCTGCATGCACGAAGCGCTTCCGGGGCACTACGTCCAGGGCTGGTACGCCAATCGCTTCCCCTCTCTAGTGAGAGCGATGCTTGAGAACGGTGCATTTGTGGAGGGCTGGGCCGTCTACTCCGAGCAGATGATGCTCGACGCAGGCTACGGAGCTGGTGACCCCAAACTTCAGCTTTCGGAGCTCAAGTGGCTCTTGAGGGTGATCATCAACGCCATCATCGATCCGGAGCTTCACACCGGCGCCATGACCGAGAAGGAAGCCATTGATCTCATGATTCACGGCGGTTTTCAAGAGGAGAGAGAGGCCAACGGAAAGATCGTGCGCGCTTCTCTCACATCGACCCAGCTCACCACGTACTTCGTGGGGGTCGACGGAATCCGTGACATAGAGAGACTCTACAGAAAGAAGATGGGTGAGAACTACAGCCAGAGGGAATTCAACGAGAAGCTCTTGAGCTTCGGCTCTCCACCTCTCAAGTATCTGAAAGAGATGATGCTGGAAGAAACTCAATAA
- a CDS encoding T9SS type A sorting domain-containing protein — translation MKKLVVVSLVLVVAILATAAVAGAKEIERKVPVIDEAVGVVPMGHVFGLNAAMAGTDTFYYGGTVIAGGDTFAAAPAAPGWANRKMWTWSPGGFNGTPHSGLNMDGWRGVDLTDQAEDYMHVVSDTSSNPYLNIGTCVRSGHKSLFCGVTSQQAYDLCYVNHTGTGYGNNMYQTVVTGSYTYASGDNITLAYDYHNESEAGFDYGYCILQIYDTGASEWVDYDTMATYDDVVSGSESIDVDLHLASLTPPVDFRIAFNFDSDGGYSDQDGYNPTTCGGLEIDDYALTINSAVDSENFEVVADGGLPSGWAHYYAGYGDYAHVKHINDLPILPNQDVCYAWIGSEWCGIADSVLVFYDENHLTYPHPLYQNNFAYSPVIDFSDHPGLAGKLMTCERFGYSPLAMYIFFVFETRYAPACESGGWSRWLSDGYVYYTGETATCRAVTFDLSTLIPPSAEKAQIAYGVVNYCEEAMDEPVCSYTCNVTPYFDNVSFGLYGSDVAPYISMRELDYFQDQFAEDGTLNPASTADTRVAGYLGDYLLNPPIFGDTMVCHGGADNMEVWLTFRMAAVGPQQPVTHAFFTTWFPTATAGAWQSARMDTARVTASPTTTTTVAKTWMTAFHEADPVRIANGLAEGTEILPNNLFVPGTRIEFFLKARYTGSGDWFLLPDTAGGVAEEFEILPMYRDDGEGGVQWPCLIVADHFGRRGNAGLRNSDRIGQHLTANGFYYDTFSKLGPTSDLRNGIGRWAANAGQVGGPGTDKYNWGPGATLNQMLAYTHCMLNAGTQLNYSMYQQDVNLINSWLVTYSNIDTPRFFWMSGDCVARNLYNNSTWGRPFLNNILGATSLYSNYASKTSDYTYCLPVRGVAGGALPDTTLFVARTNGCLSTFNVIGLSGSAPNAKTERKYDSQATIRYAVVSNAVSVVGGPSYQTLTEGYDNCVIRTDGSLGYPLCGNDNVMTGWFATVLGWANYSASSWCDPSLVDVDPISGTPPAVRTSLAQAYPNPMNPTATIWYTVGAPGKVSLKVFDVSGRVIRTLVEKAEATGRHSVIWDGTTDRGEKVASGVFFYQLNAPGYSGAKKIVVLQ, via the coding sequence ATGAAGAAGCTCGTCGTAGTTTCGCTTGTTCTGGTGGTTGCCATTCTGGCGACGGCGGCCGTTGCCGGAGCCAAGGAGATCGAGAGAAAAGTCCCCGTCATTGATGAGGCAGTCGGCGTAGTCCCGATGGGTCACGTATTCGGCCTGAATGCGGCAATGGCGGGCACGGACACGTTCTACTACGGTGGAACGGTCATAGCGGGTGGCGACACTTTCGCTGCCGCGCCTGCCGCTCCCGGTTGGGCGAACCGGAAGATGTGGACGTGGAGCCCTGGCGGCTTTAACGGCACTCCGCACAGCGGTCTCAATATGGACGGCTGGAGGGGCGTCGACCTAACGGATCAAGCAGAGGACTACATGCACGTGGTGAGTGACACGAGCAGCAATCCCTATCTCAACATCGGGACGTGCGTGCGTTCTGGTCACAAGTCTCTCTTCTGTGGCGTGACGAGCCAACAGGCTTACGATCTCTGCTACGTTAACCATACTGGCACTGGCTACGGCAACAACATGTATCAAACCGTTGTGACGGGTAGTTACACCTACGCTTCCGGCGACAATATCACTCTCGCCTACGACTACCACAACGAGAGTGAGGCTGGGTTTGACTATGGTTACTGCATCTTGCAGATCTACGACACTGGCGCCAGTGAGTGGGTGGACTACGACACGATGGCTACGTACGACGATGTGGTAAGCGGCAGTGAGAGCATAGACGTTGATTTGCACCTGGCGTCGTTGACTCCGCCAGTAGATTTCCGCATCGCGTTCAACTTTGATTCTGACGGTGGGTACTCTGACCAGGACGGGTACAACCCGACGACATGCGGTGGTCTGGAGATTGACGACTACGCGCTTACCATCAATTCGGCAGTTGACAGTGAGAACTTTGAGGTAGTTGCAGACGGAGGGTTGCCGTCTGGCTGGGCGCATTACTATGCAGGTTACGGTGACTATGCTCACGTGAAGCACATCAACGATCTGCCCATTTTGCCGAACCAGGATGTTTGCTATGCATGGATTGGTTCTGAGTGGTGTGGGATTGCGGACAGTGTGTTGGTGTTCTACGATGAGAACCACCTTACCTACCCACATCCGCTGTATCAGAACAACTTTGCGTATTCGCCGGTGATTGATTTTTCTGATCATCCCGGGTTGGCCGGCAAGTTGATGACGTGCGAGAGGTTTGGGTACTCGCCGCTCGCCATGTACATCTTCTTCGTCTTCGAGACCAGGTATGCGCCTGCGTGCGAGTCTGGCGGTTGGAGCAGGTGGTTGAGCGACGGTTACGTGTACTACACGGGAGAGACCGCGACATGTCGTGCGGTGACCTTCGACCTATCGACGTTGATACCGCCGAGTGCCGAGAAGGCGCAGATTGCTTACGGTGTGGTCAACTACTGCGAGGAAGCGATGGATGAGCCTGTGTGTTCGTACACGTGCAACGTAACGCCGTACTTTGACAACGTGTCGTTTGGTTTGTACGGGTCGGATGTAGCTCCGTACATCAGCATGAGAGAGCTGGATTATTTCCAGGATCAGTTTGCTGAGGACGGAACGCTCAACCCGGCGAGCACGGCCGATACCAGGGTGGCGGGTTACTTGGGCGACTACCTCCTCAACCCTCCGATCTTTGGGGACACGATGGTGTGCCATGGTGGTGCGGATAACATGGAGGTTTGGCTTACCTTCCGTATGGCGGCAGTAGGGCCACAGCAGCCTGTTACCCATGCGTTCTTCACTACGTGGTTTCCGACAGCGACTGCGGGTGCATGGCAGTCTGCCAGGATGGACACGGCAAGGGTGACTGCTTCTCCCACAACGACTACCACGGTGGCGAAGACCTGGATGACGGCGTTCCACGAGGCAGATCCTGTCAGGATAGCTAACGGGTTGGCGGAAGGTACGGAGATACTTCCGAACAATTTGTTTGTACCTGGTACGAGGATTGAGTTCTTCCTCAAGGCTCGTTACACGGGTTCTGGCGACTGGTTCTTGCTTCCTGACACGGCGGGTGGAGTTGCCGAGGAGTTCGAGATTCTGCCGATGTACAGGGACGACGGTGAAGGTGGCGTGCAGTGGCCGTGCTTGATAGTTGCAGATCATTTTGGTCGGAGAGGTAACGCGGGTTTGAGGAACTCTGACAGGATCGGTCAGCATCTGACGGCTAACGGTTTCTACTACGACACGTTCAGCAAGTTGGGTCCGACGAGTGATTTGAGGAACGGTATCGGTCGTTGGGCAGCTAACGCAGGTCAGGTTGGTGGACCAGGGACCGACAAGTACAACTGGGGTCCTGGTGCCACGCTTAACCAGATGCTTGCCTACACGCACTGCATGTTGAACGCCGGTACGCAGCTCAACTACAGTATGTATCAGCAGGACGTTAACCTGATCAACAGCTGGTTGGTTACATACTCGAACATTGACACGCCCAGGTTCTTCTGGATGAGTGGTGACTGTGTTGCGAGGAATCTCTATAACAACTCCACTTGGGGTAGACCGTTCCTCAACAACATCCTGGGTGCTACGAGCTTGTACAGCAACTACGCGTCGAAAACGAGTGACTACACCTACTGCTTGCCTGTGAGAGGCGTAGCGGGCGGTGCGTTACCAGACACGACGTTGTTTGTGGCTCGTACGAACGGGTGTTTGAGCACGTTCAACGTGATCGGACTTTCTGGCTCTGCACCCAATGCGAAGACTGAAAGGAAGTACGATTCGCAGGCGACGATCAGATACGCGGTCGTCAGCAACGCTGTTAGCGTGGTTGGTGGTCCATCCTACCAGACGTTGACAGAGGGATACGACAACTGCGTGATCAGGACCGACGGCTCTCTCGGCTACCCGCTCTGCGGTAACGACAACGTCATGACCGGCTGGTTTGCTACTGTACTTGGGTGGGCAAACTATTCGGCGTCGAGCTGGTGCGATCCGTCACTCGTTGACGTCGATCCTATCAGTGGGACACCGCCGGCCGTGAGGACGTCGTTGGCGCAAGCGTATCCTAACCCGATGAACCCGACTGCGACGATATGGTACACCGTAGGCGCACCTGGCAAGGTGAGTCTGAAGGTGTTTGACGTTAGTGGTAGGGTGATCAGGACGCTGGTAGAGAAGGCAGAGGCGACTGGTCGTCATTCGGTGATTTGGGATGGTACGACGGATCGTGGAGAGAAGGTAGCTAGTGGTGTGTTCTTCTATCAGCTTAACGCTCCTGGATACAGTGGCGCTAAGAAGATAGTGGTACTCCAGTAA